One stretch of Streptomyces sp. NBC_00443 DNA includes these proteins:
- a CDS encoding MFS transporter, which yields MTGMLEAADVTRAPRRTAPPTWLVVALACAGQFLVVLDVSVVNVALPSMRADLGMSAQGLQWVVNAYAIAFAGFMLLGGRAGDLYGRKRMFLVGLGVFTLASLAGGLAQQEWQLLAARAVQGLGAAVLAPSTLTILTAAVPEGAARARAIGTWTAVGAGGGAAGGLVGGLLVEALSWRWVLLINVPVGAVVLAGSVLWLSESRAGDRRRLDLPGAVLVTAGLATMAYGISQTEASGWTAAATVLPLLAGVALIGVFLVVESRTAAPLMPLGLLRVRAVSSANAAMFLCGSAMFCMWYFMTLYAQNVLGYTPLEAGLALVPSSLAVILGSKLAPLLMRWFGPRTVAATGTLVAVAGFGRQSMLSVDGAYLTSIMVPGVLMMLGAGLAATPLAALATSGAEPGEAGLVSGLVNTSRTMGGSLGLAVLSTLAAARSGGSDTPAALTEGYALAFRTGAGVLAGGAVLMVVWLPRRGRGSEGVR from the coding sequence ATGACAGGCATGCTCGAAGCCGCCGACGTCACCCGTGCCCCCCGCCGAACCGCGCCGCCCACCTGGCTGGTGGTGGCGCTCGCCTGTGCGGGGCAGTTCCTGGTCGTGCTCGACGTGTCCGTCGTGAACGTGGCACTGCCCTCGATGCGGGCCGACCTGGGGATGAGCGCCCAGGGACTGCAGTGGGTCGTGAACGCGTACGCCATCGCCTTCGCGGGGTTCATGCTGCTCGGCGGACGGGCCGGGGACCTCTACGGCCGTAAGCGGATGTTCCTCGTCGGGCTCGGGGTGTTCACCCTGGCCTCGCTGGCCGGCGGGCTGGCCCAGCAGGAGTGGCAGCTGCTGGCCGCGCGGGCCGTGCAGGGGCTGGGCGCGGCGGTGCTGGCACCCTCGACGCTGACGATCCTCACGGCGGCGGTGCCGGAGGGGGCGGCCCGGGCGCGGGCCATAGGCACGTGGACCGCCGTCGGCGCGGGCGGTGGTGCGGCGGGCGGGCTCGTCGGCGGGCTGCTGGTGGAAGCCCTGTCGTGGCGCTGGGTCCTGCTGATCAACGTGCCGGTGGGCGCGGTCGTACTGGCCGGTTCCGTGCTGTGGCTCTCGGAGAGCCGGGCCGGGGACCGGCGGCGGCTGGATCTGCCGGGGGCGGTACTGGTGACGGCGGGGCTGGCGACGATGGCGTACGGCATCTCGCAGACGGAGGCCTCCGGCTGGACGGCGGCGGCCACGGTCCTGCCCCTGCTCGCCGGGGTCGCGCTGATCGGTGTCTTCTTGGTCGTGGAGTCGCGTACGGCGGCGCCGCTGATGCCGCTCGGGCTGCTGCGGGTGCGGGCGGTGTCGTCGGCGAACGCGGCGATGTTCCTGTGCGGGTCGGCGATGTTCTGCATGTGGTACTTCATGACGCTGTACGCGCAGAACGTGCTGGGCTACACCCCGCTGGAGGCCGGTCTGGCGCTGGTGCCGAGCTCGCTGGCCGTGATCCTCGGCTCCAAGCTCGCGCCGCTGCTCATGCGGTGGTTCGGCCCGCGCACCGTCGCGGCCACCGGCACGCTCGTGGCGGTCGCCGGCTTCGGCCGGCAGTCGATGCTGAGCGTGGACGGCGCGTACCTGACCTCGATCATGGTGCCGGGCGTCCTGATGATGCTCGGCGCGGGCCTGGCGGCGACACCCCTCGCGGCCCTGGCCACGTCCGGCGCGGAGCCGGGGGAGGCCGGCCTGGTCTCGGGTCTCGTCAACACCTCCCGCACCATGGGCGGTTCACTGGGCCTCGCGGTCCTGTCGACCCTGGCAGCGGCCCGCTCGGGCGGCAGCGACACGCCGGCGGCGCTGACGGAGGGGTATGCGCTGGCGTTCCGGACGGGGGCGGGGGTGCTGGCCGGGGGAGCGGTGCTGATGGTGGTCTGGCTGCCGCGGAG
- a CDS encoding MFS transporter, translating to MTQTTTEKPTGGATGPLVPVLAFAGIVVAVMQTLLVPVIKDLPQLLSTAPSNATWVLTSTLLSGAVATPIMGRLGDLYGKRRMLIASLSVMVVGALISAFTSTLLPMIVGRTLQGFAMGAIPLGIGLMRDMLPREKLGSAMALMSSSIGVGGGLALPAAALVAQNANWHALFYGAAGLGVLAIVLTLAVVPESKLRAEGSFDYLGALGLTVGLVLFLLPITKGSDWGWTSGTTLGMFGASAATLLLWGVYELRTKAPLVDLRTTARPAVLFTNLASIMVGVSFYVVSLVLPQLLQLPKETGYGLGQSMVVAGLLVAPLGLTMMFTAPVYARLSAKYGPKTTLILGMLIIAIGYGAGLGLMSAPWQSLVIAVILGAGIGLAYSSLPALIIGAVPASETGAANGLNTLMRSIGTSVSSAVIGMVLANTANNVGGVEVPTMHGFRVSFLIATAAVAVGLLLALFLPKQRPAAAHPQLRASSEEDANLERAEEALRGFRGRVLDAEGTPVARAKVTLIDRRGRQAGATLSGDDGSYALTVPTQGAYVLAARADGHGPLASSATHAGDDSAVDVDLPLPEETVTV from the coding sequence ATGACACAAACGACGACCGAAAAGCCCACCGGCGGAGCGACCGGCCCCCTCGTCCCGGTCCTCGCCTTCGCGGGCATCGTTGTCGCGGTAATGCAGACCCTGCTCGTCCCCGTGATCAAGGACCTGCCGCAGCTGCTGAGCACCGCGCCCAGCAACGCCACCTGGGTCCTGACCTCGACTCTCCTCTCGGGCGCCGTCGCCACCCCGATCATGGGCCGCCTCGGTGACCTCTACGGCAAGCGGCGCATGCTCATAGCCAGCCTGTCCGTGATGGTGGTCGGCGCGCTGATCAGCGCGTTCACCAGCACCCTGCTCCCCATGATCGTCGGACGCACCCTGCAGGGCTTCGCGATGGGCGCGATCCCGCTCGGCATCGGCCTGATGCGCGACATGCTGCCCCGCGAGAAGCTCGGCTCGGCCATGGCCCTGATGAGCTCCTCGATCGGCGTCGGCGGCGGACTCGCACTGCCCGCCGCGGCCCTGGTCGCCCAGAACGCGAACTGGCACGCCCTCTTCTACGGCGCCGCCGGCCTCGGCGTCCTCGCCATCGTCCTCACCCTCGCCGTCGTACCGGAGTCCAAGCTCCGCGCGGAGGGCTCCTTCGACTACCTCGGCGCCCTCGGCCTCACCGTGGGCCTCGTCCTCTTCCTCCTCCCCATCACCAAGGGCAGCGACTGGGGCTGGACGTCCGGCACCACGCTCGGCATGTTCGGCGCGTCGGCCGCCACCCTCCTCCTCTGGGGTGTCTACGAGCTGCGCACCAAGGCCCCCCTGGTCGACCTGCGCACCACGGCCCGCCCGGCCGTCCTCTTCACCAACCTCGCCTCGATCATGGTCGGCGTCAGCTTCTACGTCGTCTCCCTGGTCCTCCCCCAGCTGCTCCAGCTGCCGAAGGAGACCGGCTACGGCCTCGGCCAGTCCATGGTCGTCGCGGGTCTGCTGGTGGCCCCGCTGGGCCTGACGATGATGTTCACGGCGCCGGTCTACGCCCGCCTCTCGGCGAAGTACGGCCCCAAGACGACCCTGATCCTCGGCATGCTGATCATCGCCATCGGCTACGGCGCCGGCCTCGGCCTGATGAGCGCCCCCTGGCAGAGCCTCGTCATCGCGGTGATCCTCGGCGCGGGCATCGGCCTCGCCTACTCCTCCCTCCCCGCCCTGATCATCGGCGCGGTCCCGGCCTCGGAGACGGGCGCGGCGAACGGCCTCAACACGCTGATGCGTTCCATCGGTACGTCGGTCTCCAGCGCCGTCATCGGCATGGTGCTGGCCAACACCGCGAACAACGTCGGCGGCGTCGAGGTCCCGACCATGCACGGCTTCCGCGTCTCCTTCCTGATCGCGACCGCCGCGGTCGCCGTCGGCCTCCTGCTGGCCCTCTTCCTCCCGAAGCAGCGCCCGGCCGCGGCCCACCCGCAGCTGCGCGCCAGCAGCGAGGAGGACGCCAACCTGGAACGCGCCGAGGAGGCGCTGCGCGGCTTCCGCGGCCGCGTCCTGGACGCCGAGGGCACCCCGGTGGCCCGCGCCAAGGTGACCCTGATCGACCGCCGCGGCCGTCAGGCAGGCGCGACCCTCTCCGGGGACGACGGCAGCTACGCCCTCACCGTCCCCACCCAGGGCGCCTACGTCCTGGCCGCCCGCGCCGACGGCCACGGGCCGCTCGCCTCTTCGGCGACGCACGCGGGCGACGACAGCGCGGTGGATGTGGACCTGCCACTGCCGGAGGAGACGGTCACCGTCTGA